The genomic interval ACCCAGGACCAGATCAAAGTCCTCGAGCAATCTCGCCAACGCCTCGTGCAGCTGACACGCTCCCTCGGATCCCTAATCGCCAGCCTGAACCAAAGTGATCCCCTTCCTCCGTGGTGAGTGAACAAGCCTTGCacaagaccgagaagaacTCGAGAATAGCCCACCGTCCACCCTTAAGACAAGTCTAACAACCGCCCGCCCCAAAACAGGTCCTCCCTCCAGTCCCAAGCTAGTATTATCTCTAAcaacctcctcggcgtctCCGAACAACTCTCCGAGCACGGCGACCTCCTTTCCGCACTAGTCGCCTACCCAGGGCCCGAGTACCCTGGCCGGACACAGTCCAGCACGCTCGAACAGCTCCTGCGCACAAAACTCGACCCACGCGTTGAGGACTGGCTGTCGCGCGGGCGTGTCGCAGGTACCCACGATCCAGACTCTGCTTTGCATGCAGACCAGAACTCGACTGCACCCAAACCACTTAGCGAGACCCAACTCGCGGAGCTGTGGGAGTGGGCGCCTCTGGAGGCGAATGAGGAAGCGCGCCGGAGGAATTGGGGTGGGAATTTCACGCTtgaagagcgcgaggccGGGGTGCAGAATGTTGTTACGGGGCTGAAGAGACAattggaggatgatgaaggctccgagggggaagaggaggaggaagaagacgaagaagaagacgaggccgaggctgaggacgaggagatggacaTTGTGGGTGTTCATCGCAAGGCTTCTGGGGGCCTGGAATTTGATATCGCCACACATCATGCGCATGCGCTGGAGCCGGTGGTGCCACTCGATGAGATCCTGAGGT from Penicillium psychrofluorescens genome assembly, chromosome: 5 carries:
- a CDS encoding uncharacterized protein (ID:PFLUO_007973-T1.cds;~source:funannotate); protein product: MSALTQDQIKVLEQSRQRLVQLTRSLGSLIASLNQSDPLPPWSSLQSQASIISNNLLGVSEQLSEHGDLLSALVAYPGPEYPGRTQSSTLEQLLRTKLDPRVEDWLSRGRVAGTHDPDSALHADQNSTAPKPLSETQLAELWEWAPLEANEEARRRNWGGNFTLEEREAGVQNVVTGLKRQLEDDEGSEGEEEEEEDEEEDEAEAEDEEMDIVGVHRKASGGLEFDIATHHAHALEPVVPLDEILRYMTTGRMP